Genomic segment of Syngnathus acus chromosome 10, fSynAcu1.2, whole genome shotgun sequence:
TTATATAACTGCAacttaaaatgacattattcTCAGTTTACATGATAGAAAGatagctcagtggcctagtggtagagtgtccgccctgagactggaaggttgtgggttcaaaccccggccgggtcataccaaagactataaaaatgggacccattgcctccctgcttggcactcagcattaagggttggaattggggggttagatcaccaactgattcccgagcgcggcaccgctgctgctcactgctcccctctcccccaggggatggattaaaatcacatggggatgggttaaatgcagaggacaaatttcaccacacccaggtgtgtgtgtgacgatcattgggactttaatcttttaatctttaaacaaaacaactccTGCTTGCATTATGCATTTTAGGGCATGTTGGGCAAGTTAAACTTAACACTAAAAAGAGCAGTCGGTGGTACTGCAATAGTAGTAAAAGGTCAAGGAAAGCAAACTTTGTAGAATTGCATAACATGAAGGAAGCACTTGTTTTGAGCGTGTGTTTGCAGCAAGCTTACCATTGCCTGCTCTATCTTGTTGTCAATGGCCACCACGCTAGCACCAGAGgcactgtaaaacaaaaagagaaactGTTAACTTGGAATCCCCCACAATAGTAGCCTTACACGAAGACAACATTTCACCCCCAGAGTACTTCCAACATGCATCGAACAGTATAGCAGCCAAACGAACACAAAGAAACACTGCAGACtaaagaagacattttgttcGGTTGGCTGATTTCATGTCGGTCGCACACCGTGCCCTAAATTATTTGCAGCATATTTTTTGGGAGCAAATATCAAACAAGCAGCTGTCGACACGAGCATTGCTGCCTTTTTAGATTTTCCGGTGACagacattgttgtttttgcagcacaCAAAACgcattacttttttcttttggctacCGCGTTCCAATATCGAGCGGACGTCGTGATGTTGTTTACCTGTTGTCAAGTTTCACTGACACGACATCTCCTCCGAGTAGCGAGGAGAAGAAAGATATCGAGAAGTTGTGCAGCTGGTACACGGCCACCTCCATCGACGTTTTAGCGAACATCTCCGTGCTCATGTTCAGTGCCAGACTCGTTTGAAAAATGCTTCTCGCCACGTTTGCGAGTAGTTTGTGTCTACTAAAATATCTAAATAAGTCCTCTTTGATTCGGTCGAAGCACCACCTTCCAGGGTAAGTGCTGTGTCGTGATCTTTTCAGCTTCGCTTCCTTAGTGGGCGACTGTCTGCTGTGCTATTTTCTGCACCCGACCACTATATAAACGCCCTGGGTCCGTGACGTCAATGACGTAGGAATATTTTAGTCAAATTAGCtgatggcttttgtttttcttgagggggggggggggggggggtgcattttcttgaggggggggggtgcatttCAGTCCCCTGGGGAAAAATAATAACCTAAGCATTCTTATCTTCAAAAACACGAACTTTTGGATACAACTTTTGCATTTAATCTCATTGTTTTCAATGTATTCATAGTATttctgaataaataaacagaataACAGAATAAACAGACATTGCAtctaaaaatgtgcaaatgctCACACTTCGCTTGATAGAGCCCACATACTATTAAGATCCATACCACACTTTGAGAATCACTTCTTTAGTTACCAATGCCTATGCAGTTTTAAGATTATTGCTGATTAGACATAAATCGTCAAATTATGCAACtataatatttatacaatTAGTGGAAAAAGTGGGAAGGCTAATATTAATGGTACTGGCTTGTAAAGACACAAtggcataaataaatatttattaaacaATGCACAGTTGGATttggttttattatttatataaacacTATGCAATTCAGTATTGGTAACAAAAAGGTTTGAATTTGGACAAGCCAACACAGTAGTTTGTTGTTGACAAAATTTCATACtgtatttgtttcaaatgtgaTGGTACAGATGAACCCGCTAAACATCTGCCCAAGTCACGCATACATTTTGTCATACAATAACAATACTCGTTTGCAACGGAATGTACCGTACTGCATGCACCAAGTACAACGTGAAGGTACTTTTCCATTCTGTCTTCAGGAAAATTTTCCCCCCTCTCACTGTCTGCATTCTATGGGCCTCTAGTGGACAAAAAGTATACAACAACAGGCCAAACGTGCAGTCCTATGGTGAGTTTTAAGGACATAGGAATTTTCCATGCGGCTGTTAGTGAATCCATAAAGAAAAACTACCGTCTTTTCCAGGCTTTGCTTTTCCATACTGTTTATTTAAAGAATCAAAACAACTTGTTTATGCAGACCAGCCATATGGAACTCGCGTGTATCAGTAATATGTTAAATCATATAGAGAAATTAGTTATGTGACCTTTGGACATCACGTCATTGGATTATTCCTATCAGTACCAAACCTCATGCACAATGTGAAAACGATTTTAGTGGTACATCTTGTCCACAGAGTACAccgagggagaaaaaaacacacctgttgcaccccccccacacacacacaatgtgcgCTCATAATTATTGTGCAATACAGCTTGTTTTCACACTGACCTTAAATAAGTGCCTGTGTATGACACAATGTGTGTTCCCATCCTAACTTTTAATTTGTTGCTTGTAATGAATACCATTGTTTCATTTAAGTTTTTGTATGATGCCAGTTGTTCCCAAATGCCACATACAGCATTGTCAGCAAACTATTTGCTTCAATTTTCTTCTGCAGTTTAACAGTACACTCACATAGGATTGATTGAATCTAGGAATTGTGTTGTTTGAGTGGGGACAGTCCACAATTATCCAGGAGTAATGtgaggaaacaaataatatttCATGCAGATTATCTGTGAAATTACAATTTAGCTAATGGAGTTCTGCAAAATGAAACACACCCTCAATGCATAGATTTGCCTCATCTCATTagtagcagaaaaaaaaacattgcagtcCAAACAAGTGTAGTGTGAGGGTTGACTTTTGATGAGCTTGTGAGGTTAAAGAGAGAGCCCACTTGCTGGGTCATTGCCAGGGCTCAAAAGGCCGAAGTCTGTGACAGTACAGCTGTCAGCTTTGATATCAAGCTCTGTTCTTGGGATGAAGGGCTTATCTAGGTTGTCACATGAATTTCCTGTAGTTGGTTCAGGATGCGCAAAAAAACTACAGACTATAGGGAACATCTTGGTACCGTTAAGTTATTCCCAATACGCTAAATGCAGGACAACAACATACAAACTGAGAAATGTTTCAATagaagaaattattttctttaattatGACACTCACAGGCaaaataaccctaaccctcatcCTTAAAACGTTGCAGCCGTTCtatgtttggtgtgtgcaAATCTGTTCAAAAGCTTGCAAGGACGGGACCTTTTCCATCAAATGTTCCCTGTGCTATAGCCAACTAAGTTGTATAACACTGTGATTCATCTTCACCAATAGCTGAAAACGATTGGGGCGGAACCATAACATCAGTTTCCTAGCTCGTGGAGCACTTTAGggccaaaaaaacaagaatgcgCAACACCATTGCATActgcaaaaaaagtcattcacGTTCACAGAAGAACACTATCAGAAAAACATCGCTTTTCCATTTCCACCTGTACGTGTTTGAGTACAGAAAGCCTCGAGGCTTACCAAAGGGTGTCTGAAGGGAGCACTAAAGTGAAGTTATAACTCTTTGTGCACTCTAGAAATAAACCTTAACCCAACTTTCTTCAAAATACTCTGAAGTTGAACATTCGTGATAAAGATTCGCATCTCTGTCAGACAACAACCGTCTACTCACAACGATCAGCCACAGAACTTACCGCCGATCTGGCCTCTTGAACAGACTTGGTGAATATGGAGGTGAATAGCTGAAAGGTCTGTCATGATAGGCAAAGTGCTGCAAGTGACAGCCAAATCTATGGGGTGGTTCAGCCAGGTGGAGGGCACAAACTGATGAACGTTGAGGTAAATTTGCATCGCAGCGACATGTGTGACGCTGTCCCATGGTGGCCTCCAAGTAAGGCAGCACCCCTTTGACTGCCGCTTGTTCCCACAATGGCACAATGGCACAATTGAGAACAGGCAACATCTCTGGACATGCCGTCATGAGGGTGCGTACAATGCTTGAACTGACACGCCTGTGATGTGCCCTGCTCCACAACAACTAGCAAACAAAAAGTTTATGTTTGACATTATCCAAGcagctattttttattcattcttttACATAACAGCCCCCGGTCTTATGTAACCAAAATGTTGTACTTATtaacccccccaacacacacacacgcacgcacgcacgcacagacacacacgcacacacacaccttttttcttcttctgtctaTTACCATCACTTTTCATTTCACGTCTATTACAAACTGAACAATCATTTTTGGACGATAAAGTGAAATTGGATGAATTCCTGCAGCACCTTGCACGGCACCGTGGTTGGCAATCACTGCTTTGGTTTTTGTATGAAAATGGCAGACGAGCCTGATCACCTCGCTTCAATGTTAACATTGCGTAACATTCTACTTCAACCCTTCAAAAGACACTCAAAGTGTTACTCTCCTCTTTTTGTACTGGATTTTTAATAACAGAAGAAGCctatgatttctttttcaatatGAGAGTATATGTAGACCTGTCTTTGATAATTGGCTGGGAGAAAATGCCTAACAGTGTCTCAAACTACTTTCATGAACTAAATGCAGGTTCTTGTTGCCGAAAATGCTGACTGACCGTGATAATTGATTCACGCTCATACAAAAGGAACCAATCAACAGTtataactaccgtaatttctggactaatAAACCGCACTAGCTAAAATTAGGGGgaaatcctgttttgttcatatatacgtaaaccggactataagccgtatgtgtttgaaatgaaatgtcctCATTTTTCGTCTTCGTCTTCTTCTATCTACCTgtattaccaaaacaaatcattttacaaTGTAATAAAAGATCATGAAAAATCTATAGATaagccgcactggactataagccgcaggagtcaaagcttgtgcaaaaactaGAGGCTTATAGTTCGGAAAATACAGTGATAACAATGTACAATTTGGAACCAGCTACGTTTGTCATGATAAAATGACTTTTACCGCAACATCAAGCACTCGAGCAGTCTTAATAGagctatttattattatataaggCCAGTTCTCAAAGATGATGGCTTTGGCCAAGTTTGGACGCAGTTAAGCGATTGCACTAATGATCCAGTGGGTGCGCTGCAAAATATCAGGATGATCTGGCTCGATTGTCAATGCTGAGTTAAACAGCAGGAAACTGTTCAGTCACTTTACCATTCCAAGTGTTCAGATTCAAAACACCCATCCAACTTCTATAGTGATTGTCCTCATTGGGCTTAGTACACCCCagactggtcaccagccaattCCAAGGAACTTATAGACAAACAATTAAAACTTGTGGACAATTTAGTTTTCAAGATTTTTCAATTCGTCTAATGCATGTTTTATGAATGATTGAGTgaatggtggtggtgggggggaggtTTGCATGGCTTCTGCTGCATAAAGTCCCAGAACAGAAGTTTAGCTGGGTCAGAACCACCTGGCGGCATTCATCTTCTACTTTTCCTTCAGCATAGTGTAGACTTCAGCTGTTGGGACTCGGTGAGGTTTGTGCGTGTCGCTCAGCTGTGGAAGGTGGACACTGACGGCCGAGTACATACTGTACTGAACCCCAGCACAAATTGCTCGTGGTACAAAACAATAGAAATGCTACAATCCAGAAAAGAATGATTTAGGGCCTCGGGGTGGGCAGTTAATTTTGTAAAAGGCCACATGAGAAACTGGAACACTTTTCAAAGGCCAACCCAACAGGCCAACATcaactttgtctttattactATTTTTAACGTATTTAGAAAAAGCATATTGTCATGCTTCAACAAATCCTGACATGGTATAGGTATTGTCACAATtaggaaataaaaattttaaacaaaattataAGTGCTCAGTAAACGTACGTAtatcacattttgaaaattataACATTAATTTTATTCACCAACTGCCACTTCACATTAGCCATTCCTAGTCAGAATTGCCAAGTATCTGG
This window contains:
- the tsc22d3 gene encoding TSC22 domain family protein 3 isoform X2; its protein translation is MTACPEMLPVLNCAIVPLWEQAAVKGVLPYLEATMGQRHTCRCDANLPQRSSVCALHLAEPPHRFGCHLQHFAYHDRPFSYSPPYSPSLFKRPDRRASGASVVAIDNKIEQAMDLVKNHLMYAVREEVEILKEQIKELAEKNNQLERENYLLKNLASPEQLEKFQSRIPTDVLLPLDNQSVQVTSEQQTCSRNTGSAV